A window of Flammeovirga kamogawensis genomic DNA:
AATATTTCTCATAGCAACGGATACATTGTTATTGTACTTTCTGATAAAGAGATAGGGGTTGATGTAGAACCCATTTCACAGTTAGATGAAAGTAAATTAAAATGGTTTTTATCGCCACAAGAGCTAAAAGAAGTACAGTCTATAGCAAATCCAGATACAAGAAAACTTGCTCTATTTCATTTATTTACAATGAAAGAAGCATTTATAAAAGCCACTGATAAAACATACCATTTGGGCAGCTTTAACTTTTGGTATATTAATAAGCAGTGGGTTTTAGAAGTTGGAGAACCACACAACTGGAAGTTCGACCTAAAAACGATAGGTAATGAAATCGCTGTAGCAGTCTGCTATCGATAAGTATTATAATTGAATGTCGGTAATCATTACAATTAGTTTCCCTAATGACATAACAATAAAAGAAGAAGTTAGAATTGCTATTGATAGCGCTTCTATTTTATTTAATCCAAGGTAATTGTATAAATGGCGAAGTTGAACCGTTCCAAAAATAAAAATACTAATGATTATTGATCCTATTAAATAGTGTTGCATAATCTTAAATTATTTAATTATTATTTGATGTCACAATTTAGTAACTATGTTTCATATTTGTGTTATTTATTCATTTTCATTGTGTGTTTTTAACAAAAAACACTTAATTTTCTATTAAATCTCTCTTTTTGAGTAAGGAGTCAGTTAAAATATCTAGCCGTTTAATGTTATTAAAATATTTAGAATAGTATCTTTGTAATGTTATAACTTTCTAATAAACATTATAATAACCTAACAAATAATCCATCTCTATTTATGACATCTCTTATCAAGTGCTGTTTATTTGTTTTACTTTTCTGTGGATGTAATTTCTCTGCAAATGCTTATAGTAATTACACAGATTACTTTAAAGATAAAAGTGATGAATACACTGTAAGTAAAATTAAAAAGCTTTCAAAAGATGGAGATCTGAATGCAGCAAAGTTGATGTGTTTAGAATGGCTACATTATGAAGAGAAAATCCATGGACCAGAAACTATACATTCTAATATCCCTTTAATTTTATTAGGTAGAATTTGTTTAATTAGACAAGAATATGAAGAGGCCTTGGCGTCTTTTCAAAGGTCTTTGAGTATACTAGATGAAACAACTGGTTGGCTTTATCCAGATTATGCTGTCACTTTAAATCATTTAGCTACAGTCCATTTACGTTTAGGAGAGACGGAGATTTCTAAGAAAATACTTAATGAAGTAGTAAGTATTCATGAAAAAACTATTGATGCTAATAATATAAATCAGAGTCATTATTTATTTAATCTTGCCCTTTTAGCTATGAACGAAGGTCAGTTTGACCTTGCAGAAAAACATTTTTTATCAGCCAAAGAGATTTCTATAAATGTAACTTTTAGACGTTTAATAGATAGCAATTTTAGAGAGATAGATATTTTTCTATCTCATTTATATACCAAAACGTATAGACAAAAAGAGGCAATAGAAATATTAAATCAGCTCCTTTTAGATATTGAAAAAGATAATTGTCAGAAATCGGCTAATTATTCTCGTGTGTTGTTAGCACTTGGTGTTGCTTATAAAGTTGATGGTAAATATGATTTAGCTATTGCATCATTTAAAAAAGCAGAGAAACTAGTGAAGTTTCAGACAAATTCACAGCATCCTGCCTATGCATGGGTATTAAGAGAAATTGCTAACTTATTAATGTTACAAACAAACTATAAGGAAGCTGAAAAGTTACTATCTGCTGCAATTTCTATTTATAAATTAAATAAGAATGAAAATATAAGATATGTAAATACTTTAGTAGATCTTGCTAATATTTATCTTGAAACAGGTAGGTATAAAGAAGCTGCAGGGTTATTGACAAAAGGAAATCAATTAGTAGGAGATAAGAAGAAGTACAATTATTACCTTAAAAATACGGAAGCTAGATTAGCAATAATCCATGGGCAATTTGTAGATGCAGAGATTACTCTTTCAGAGAATATTGATCTGATGAGACAGGATAATCAAATGTATTTAAGAGACTTTACAACATCTGCTCTAGACCTTGTAGAACTTAATATATATTTAGGGAGAACACAAAAAGCAGAAAATACAATTAAACGTGGCCTTACTTTTTTAGAAGATATTTACCAAAAAGGATCATTAAATTATATTGATGTAATTACTACTAGAGCATATTTATATTCTGTACAAGGAAAAGCAGAATTATCATTACAAGATTTATTTAATGCTCAGAATTACCTATTAGATAAGTTTGGCAAAGACCATTTAAGTAACGGAGATTTAAATGGTTTTTTAGCTTATTATTATGGTAATCTAGGAGAGAATGAAAAAGCTGAAAAATATTATCAAGAAGCTATAAGAGTATTTAAAGCCAAAGTAACACCAAAGGCGGTACATTATATTAGAGTACAGAAGTTTTATGCAGACTTTTTAGTGAAGAATAAAAAATATGATGAAGCAATAGCAATTTATAAATCAATATATAAAAATACGCTTCCTAAAACATTAATAAATACCACTGTAAAAGCAGCTTTGGCCTATGTTTATGCATTAAATTCGGAATGGAAATTAGCAGAAGAACTCATTATAGAGAGTGTAAAAGATCGTTTTAGTTTTTATGATAATACACTTGCTTATTCTAGTACACAAGAAAAAGAACAATACTTACATAAAACAAGTGAAGTATTTGATACTTTTTATGCCATCCTGAACTTAGAAGGAGTTAATGCATCAAAAAGTATGATTGAAAATTGTTACAACTTACAGATACGGTATCGCGACTTCTTTTTAGAACAAACTAAACAACGGTCAGATCATTTACTTAAATATAAAGACGACAGGCTCAAACAAGGTTTTCCGAGTTACACAGACTACATGATTAATTTTAGAGGTAGAATAGCTTCTTTAAATTACTTCTCTAAAGAGCAAAGAGATGAATTAGGTGTAGATCCTTATAAAATAATTGATAGAGTAAATACATTAGAAAAGTCTTTGGTATATGCAGCAGATGCCTATAATGATTCTACTGCTATAACAAAGCTAACAACTTGGAAAGATGTTCAAGCTAAATTAACAGCAGATGAAATTGCTATTGAAATTGTAAAGTTGAGAACTTTGGATAAAAGAAATTCTGAGTACATCGCTTTATGTGTTACTAAAGCAAGTGATACCCCAATAATGATACCTCTAGGACATAGTAGTATTTTAGAAGATGTAGCATTTTATCAATACCAGAAACAGATTAGTCCATTAGGAAGATCATTAATTTTTGTTGACTCCGAGACAACTAAAAAAGATCCTTATACTGTATATTGGAAACCAATAAATGATAAAATTAAAGAAGGAGGAAAATCTTATTCTACAATCTATTTTTGCGCAGATGGTATTTATAGCTTATTGAATTTAAATACGCTCAGAAACCCAAGAACAGAGAAGTATTTAATTGAAGAAGAATTTATTTATAAACTAACAAGTTCTACAGAACTTATAAAAGAAAAGCGAACTAGACATAATATAGATAAAACGGCAATGTTAATTGGTAACCCTATATTTAATAAAGTAGATGGTAGCCAACAAGATACTACAACAAGACAGTCTAGAGGTTCTGTAGCAAAAGGATTAAGTATTAAATTAGATGAATTACCCGGAACTGCAGCAGAAATAAAATCGTTGGAATCTCTTCTAATAGAATGTGATTGGGATGTAGAAGTTTTTACTCAAGAAAATGCTAAAGAGGCATTACTAAAAGGGATAGAAAAATCACCATCTGTTATTCATATTGCCACGCATGGTTTCTTTTTAAACTCTTTAAAAAATCCAATATCTAGTAATCCTATGTTAAGGTCAGGTTTGTTTTTTACTGAGTTTTCAGAAATAGAAGAACGTACTTTAGAAGAGATTTATTTATCTGGAATAGATGGAATTTTAACAGCTTATGAAGTAACAACCCTTGATCTTAAAGACACAGAATTGATTATTCTTTCAGCATGTCAAACAGGTGTTTCTGAAGTAATAGAAGGAGAAGGCATTTCTGGTTTACAATATGCATTTAGTATTGCTGGAGCAAAATCTATTGTTATGAGTTTATGGAATGTAGATGATGAAGCCACTCAAAAATTAATGACAAAATTCTATACTTATTGGAAAGAAGGAAAGAATAGGCACGAAGCATTTAGAAAAGCACAGCTAGATATAATGAATGAATTTAAAAAGCCTTATTATTGGGGTGCTTTTGTAATAGTGAACTAATAGAATTACAAATAATAAACTAAACAACTTTCAAAATAACCTTTTAACTTAAGAATGAATAACTGTAATTCCCAAAAATGGAGCTTGATTATAGCTTCAGTTTTACTCTTTTGTGTGAACCTAAATAGTTATGCAACAGATGATAGAGAGCAGAAATTTTACAAAGACTCTCTTATATCATTACGCGAAAAAGGGAAACTTGACGAAGCACTTCAGTTAACGGAAAAAAATGTAGCTGAGGTAACTAAAGAGTTTGGAGCAACATCAATAAGAATGGTTATTCCTTTAATAGATAGAGGGAAAATTAGATTGGAACGTCAGGAGTTTGGAAAGAGTGCAGAAGACTTTAATCAATCTCTAAAAATAATGAAAAACTCCACAGGTTGGTTGTATCCTGATTATGCTGTGGCATTAAACTATCTAATTAGTTGTTCATTAAGATTAGGGCACTTTCAGTCTGTAAAACCCTTAATAGAAGAGGTTGAGTTAATTTTTGAAAAGACAATAGGAACTGATAATATAAATTATTCTCATACGCTATTTAATAAGGCACTTTTTGAAACGTTGGCAGGAAACTATCTAGATGCAGAAATTCATTACTTTGAAGCTATTGAGATAGCAAAAAATAAAACAGACCTCAGAACTTATTTTAGAGAGTTTTCTATTTATGAAGTTTATTTAGCAGACCTATATATTCAGCAATACCGTAACACAGAAGCAATTCATATTCTTGAATTTTTATATGATAATTATAAAAACCAACAGCTAAATAATTCTTCTGATGCTACTAGAATATTATTGTTATTGGGTGATGCAAATAGAAAAATAGAACATTTTCCAGAAGCACTTTTTTATTATAATCAATACGAATCTCAGGTAACTAAACTTTTAGGAGAGGCACATAGTGCACATGCAGTAGGGATAACAAGAATAGCAAAAGTTTATGTTCAACAATCTAAATTGAACTTAGCAAAATCACTTTTAGTAAAGGCAGAATCTATT
This region includes:
- a CDS encoding 4'-phosphopantetheinyl transferase family protein; the encoded protein is MEKGYKLVTTSTDAVKGDISLLDGNELKRYKRFIKEQKKEEFLIARTFLKYTLAKELGIQPKQLSLSYTDNGKPYLSPIYGEKAVFFNISHSNGYIVIVLSDKEIGVDVEPISQLDESKLKWFLSPQELKEVQSIANPDTRKLALFHLFTMKEAFIKATDKTYHLGSFNFWYINKQWVLEVGEPHNWKFDLKTIGNEIAVAVCYR
- a CDS encoding CHAT domain-containing protein; the protein is MTSLIKCCLFVLLFCGCNFSANAYSNYTDYFKDKSDEYTVSKIKKLSKDGDLNAAKLMCLEWLHYEEKIHGPETIHSNIPLILLGRICLIRQEYEEALASFQRSLSILDETTGWLYPDYAVTLNHLATVHLRLGETEISKKILNEVVSIHEKTIDANNINQSHYLFNLALLAMNEGQFDLAEKHFLSAKEISINVTFRRLIDSNFREIDIFLSHLYTKTYRQKEAIEILNQLLLDIEKDNCQKSANYSRVLLALGVAYKVDGKYDLAIASFKKAEKLVKFQTNSQHPAYAWVLREIANLLMLQTNYKEAEKLLSAAISIYKLNKNENIRYVNTLVDLANIYLETGRYKEAAGLLTKGNQLVGDKKKYNYYLKNTEARLAIIHGQFVDAEITLSENIDLMRQDNQMYLRDFTTSALDLVELNIYLGRTQKAENTIKRGLTFLEDIYQKGSLNYIDVITTRAYLYSVQGKAELSLQDLFNAQNYLLDKFGKDHLSNGDLNGFLAYYYGNLGENEKAEKYYQEAIRVFKAKVTPKAVHYIRVQKFYADFLVKNKKYDEAIAIYKSIYKNTLPKTLINTTVKAALAYVYALNSEWKLAEELIIESVKDRFSFYDNTLAYSSTQEKEQYLHKTSEVFDTFYAILNLEGVNASKSMIENCYNLQIRYRDFFLEQTKQRSDHLLKYKDDRLKQGFPSYTDYMINFRGRIASLNYFSKEQRDELGVDPYKIIDRVNTLEKSLVYAADAYNDSTAITKLTTWKDVQAKLTADEIAIEIVKLRTLDKRNSEYIALCVTKASDTPIMIPLGHSSILEDVAFYQYQKQISPLGRSLIFVDSETTKKDPYTVYWKPINDKIKEGGKSYSTIYFCADGIYSLLNLNTLRNPRTEKYLIEEEFIYKLTSSTELIKEKRTRHNIDKTAMLIGNPIFNKVDGSQQDTTTRQSRGSVAKGLSIKLDELPGTAAEIKSLESLLIECDWDVEVFTQENAKEALLKGIEKSPSVIHIATHGFFLNSLKNPISSNPMLRSGLFFTEFSEIEERTLEEIYLSGIDGILTAYEVTTLDLKDTELIILSACQTGVSEVIEGEGISGLQYAFSIAGAKSIVMSLWNVDDEATQKLMTKFYTYWKEGKNRHEAFRKAQLDIMNEFKKPYYWGAFVIVN